In a genomic window of Agarivorans albus:
- the ltaE gene encoding low-specificity L-threonine aldolase: MSDFRSDTVTQPSQAMRQLMSTALVGDDVYGDDPTVNRLQSYAAERMGKQAALFCSSGTQANLLAIMAHCQRGDEYICGQNAHNYKYEGGGAAVLGSVQPQPIENEIDGSLNLDKVKAVIKSDDFHFAKSRLLSLENTIGGKVLPMDYLATLRPFVEQNNLALHLDGARIFNAIVKSGEDERKLVDPFDSFTICLSKGLGAPIGSLLLGSEELIARATRLRKMLGGGMRQAGIIAAAGQYVLENNVQRLADDHSNALYLAEQLATIEELSCEPSLVQTNIVYATCLMQQSSALAAALAEQGILMTAGTPMRFVTHLNVNKQDIDTLIAAIKQFYAGQ, encoded by the coding sequence ATGAGCGATTTTAGAAGTGATACTGTAACCCAGCCTAGCCAAGCGATGCGCCAGTTAATGAGTACCGCTCTGGTAGGTGATGATGTTTATGGGGATGATCCAACAGTAAATCGCCTGCAAAGCTACGCTGCTGAGCGCATGGGCAAGCAGGCTGCGTTATTTTGTAGTTCTGGTACTCAGGCCAATTTACTGGCCATAATGGCCCATTGCCAACGCGGAGATGAGTATATTTGTGGGCAAAATGCACACAACTATAAATACGAAGGAGGCGGTGCGGCAGTACTTGGCAGTGTTCAGCCTCAGCCTATTGAAAACGAAATCGATGGCAGTCTTAATTTAGATAAAGTAAAAGCCGTTATTAAATCCGATGATTTCCACTTTGCGAAAAGTCGTTTGTTATCGCTGGAAAACACCATTGGTGGAAAAGTATTGCCAATGGACTATTTAGCTACGCTACGTCCTTTTGTTGAGCAAAATAACTTGGCTTTGCATTTGGATGGCGCACGCATTTTTAATGCAATAGTTAAAAGCGGCGAAGATGAACGAAAACTTGTTGACCCTTTCGACAGCTTTACTATTTGTTTATCCAAAGGACTTGGTGCACCTATTGGCTCTTTATTGCTGGGCAGCGAAGAGCTTATTGCTCGAGCAACTCGATTAAGAAAAATGTTGGGTGGCGGGATGCGTCAAGCAGGTATTATTGCAGCTGCTGGCCAATATGTATTGGAGAACAATGTACAGCGTTTAGCCGATGACCATAGCAATGCTCTTTATCTAGCCGAGCAGCTTGCAACTATTGAGGAGCTAAGTTGTGAACCTAGCCTTGTGCAAACCAACATTGTGTATGCCACGTGTTTAATGCAGCAGTCTAGCGCATTAGCCGCTGCACTAGCTGAGCAAGGGATTTTGATGACCGCTGGCACGCCAATGCGATTTGTTACCCATTTAAATGTGAACAAACAAGATATAGATACTCTGATAGCCGCAATTAAACAGTTTTACGCAGGACAATAA
- a CDS encoding SDR family oxidoreductase gives MIKRISIVGCGWLGMPLAKSLLGQGYHVLGSKRHNEELAELSAAGIEAYRLELNPQLDSDNIDALLNSDLLIINIPPGRKTNTAEFHIAQISNLLAAAKRQGLKKVLFVSSTSVYGPMQGVVDESSPRLPETTSGKALKQIEDELINDAYFDASILRFSGLVGGQRKPGRFLSGKTVSGPSSPINIIHRSDCIKIISQIIKRDCWGETFNASADLHPTKQTFYQLAAEQLGLAAPNFVDGTASNKVIANNKLKASLNFQFTYPDPMAWLQDNIEEAE, from the coding sequence GTGATTAAGCGAATTAGTATTGTAGGTTGTGGTTGGTTAGGGATGCCGTTGGCAAAGTCATTGCTAGGGCAAGGCTATCATGTGCTTGGCTCTAAGCGACACAATGAAGAGCTGGCAGAGCTTAGTGCCGCAGGCATAGAAGCTTACCGCCTAGAACTAAACCCGCAGCTTGATTCAGACAACATTGACGCTTTACTGAATAGTGATTTGCTGATCATCAATATTCCACCTGGGCGTAAAACCAACACTGCTGAATTTCATATTGCACAAATATCAAATTTGCTCGCTGCAGCCAAACGGCAAGGGTTGAAGAAGGTGCTGTTTGTTTCCTCTACTTCTGTATACGGCCCGATGCAGGGCGTGGTGGATGAATCCAGCCCACGGCTACCAGAGACAACCTCCGGCAAAGCTTTAAAGCAGATTGAAGATGAGCTAATCAATGATGCTTATTTTGATGCTTCGATATTGCGTTTTTCAGGTTTGGTGGGCGGGCAACGTAAACCAGGACGTTTTCTCTCGGGTAAAACGGTGAGTGGCCCGAGTAGCCCAATTAATATTATCCATCGCAGTGATTGTATTAAGATCATCAGCCAAATCATTAAGCGCGATTGTTGGGGAGAGACCTTTAATGCCAGCGCAGATCTTCATCCCACTAAGCAAACTTTCTACCAACTAGCAGCAGAGCAGTTAGGCTTAGCGGCTCCCAACTTTGTTGATGGAACAGCAAGTAACAAGGTTATTGCCAATAACAAACTTAAAGCCAGCCTAAATTTTCAATTTACCTATCCTGACCCTATGGCATGGTTGCAGGACAATATCGAAGAGGCAGAATAA
- a CDS encoding LacI family DNA-binding transcriptional regulator: MATIKDVSQLANVSISTVSRVINNTAQVAPEKREAVLRAMEELHYRPNSFAQALVSKRSDCIGLIVGDLGGGPFFVQMMKGIEEVVDESDKYTIVMSGHHSAEKERHAIDILLQRQCDAVIVHSMALSDEELREVADCDTPFIFINRLVPGFENRCVYLDNHEGCYKATSFLLEKGHKDIAFITTDDLSFADGVERLSGYRQAMEESSGPLNEQLIARAYPDEVGGSQAVDKLLERGVEFSAIVGYNDSMVAGALSALRDKGYDIPGQISVVGYDDNHYARFVHPKLTTVRYPIEDMGKRAAQLAIDILESKDDEMGPNVMDLKFHPELIVRDSASDKS, encoded by the coding sequence TTGGCCACAATTAAAGACGTTTCTCAGTTGGCGAATGTATCTATTTCGACAGTATCCCGTGTTATTAACAATACTGCCCAGGTTGCCCCGGAGAAACGAGAGGCCGTACTCAGAGCGATGGAAGAGCTGCATTATCGCCCTAACAGCTTTGCCCAGGCTTTAGTGAGCAAACGCTCAGATTGCATTGGCTTGATTGTTGGTGATTTAGGTGGTGGTCCATTCTTCGTGCAAATGATGAAAGGCATTGAAGAAGTTGTTGATGAGTCTGATAAATACACTATTGTGATGTCTGGTCACCATAGTGCAGAAAAAGAACGCCATGCCATCGATATTTTATTGCAACGCCAATGTGATGCAGTAATTGTTCACTCAATGGCATTAAGTGATGAAGAGTTACGCGAAGTAGCGGATTGTGATACGCCATTTATTTTCATTAACCGTTTGGTGCCTGGTTTTGAAAACCGTTGTGTGTATTTAGACAACCATGAAGGCTGTTATAAAGCCACGTCATTCTTGTTAGAAAAAGGCCATAAAGATATTGCGTTTATCACCACGGATGACTTGTCATTTGCTGATGGTGTAGAGCGTTTATCTGGCTATCGTCAAGCAATGGAAGAGAGCTCTGGTCCGCTTAATGAGCAATTAATTGCGCGTGCTTATCCCGACGAAGTGGGTGGCAGTCAAGCTGTTGATAAGTTGCTAGAGCGCGGCGTAGAGTTTAGCGCCATTGTGGGTTACAACGACTCTATGGTGGCAGGTGCATTATCAGCACTGCGTGACAAAGGTTATGATATTCCAGGGCAAATCTCTGTAGTGGGTTACGATGACAACCACTACGCGCGTTTTGTTCACCCTAAACTAACCACGGTTCGTTACCCAATTGAAGACATGGGCAAACGTGCTGCTCAGTTGGCGATTGACATTTTGGAGTCGAAAGATGACGAAATGGGACCAAATGTTATGGATCTAAAATTCCATCCAGAATTGATCGTTCGCGACTCCGCTAGCGATAAATCGTGA
- the pdxH gene encoding pyridoxamine 5'-phosphate oxidase, which translates to MSLLSKIRCALTLGQGVLLSPPEPKGNEDPFELFGDWFKQAEKSGIVLPESMTISSVGPDGRPSARVVLLKDFNEQGFVFYTNYGSRKGQELENHPLACLTFHWNILQRQVRIEGRVERVSPKESEEYFHSRGRGSQIGAWASHQSQVIANREVLEQQVTQYKQQFADKTVPLPEFWGGYRVIPDTIEFWQGKADRLHDRFRYTSDAKGWKIDRLSP; encoded by the coding sequence ATGTCACTCTTAAGTAAAATACGCTGCGCGCTAACCTTAGGCCAAGGGGTGCTGCTTTCCCCACCAGAACCAAAAGGAAATGAAGATCCTTTTGAGCTATTTGGCGATTGGTTTAAACAAGCAGAGAAGTCGGGCATTGTATTGCCTGAATCTATGACCATTTCTTCGGTAGGTCCCGATGGCCGCCCTTCAGCCAGAGTAGTGTTACTCAAAGATTTTAACGAGCAGGGCTTTGTTTTTTATACTAATTATGGCAGTAGAAAAGGCCAAGAGTTAGAAAACCACCCGCTTGCTTGCCTTACTTTTCATTGGAATATCTTACAGCGTCAAGTACGAATAGAAGGCCGCGTGGAACGCGTTAGCCCTAAAGAGTCAGAAGAATACTTTCATAGCCGTGGCCGAGGCAGTCAAATTGGTGCCTGGGCGAGCCATCAAAGCCAAGTTATTGCAAACCGCGAAGTGTTAGAGCAACAAGTAACACAATACAAACAGCAGTTTGCTGACAAAACGGTGCCATTACCCGAGTTTTGGGGTGGTTATCGAGTGATCCCCGACACGATCGAGTTCTGGCAAGGAAAAGCCGACCGCCTACACGATCGCTTTCGCTATACCAGTGATGCCAAAGGCTGGAAGATAGACCGCCTTAGCCCTTAG
- a CDS encoding transglycosylase SLT domain-containing protein, whose amino-acid sequence MLKRFWRVLVCLVCGSLGMAHAAELSPQQQSYKDIRKLQRADKWAQAEKSIEKLGAYPLVDHLQYYQLRGQLRNASRQQVEQFILDNPQSYLSNALQRRFLLELARRKQWQSYLEFYPKLPNSIDLQCHHYFAQLKVGDASQAWQGAEKLWVHGRSRPKACDPLFDSWQKAGNISDQLRWQRMLLSFQASKPGLMKYVAKSLSDSKKADAKLLADAYVKPMAVLSSGKLKLNQSSRHQEVALLAIKRLARSDLESAVEHIERWSKVLAKSDALYLNVERYLIRKVISDKSPELLKWSDRQLRLNPDTATIERRIRLAIAEQQWDQIGLWIARLPEAKQKQERWTYWQARSLVALGQKERAQPTLEMLAKERSYHGFLSAQFLQQPYQLGEQRHITSDDTLKQLNQHPVVLKVTELLALGEYYSARTEWDTLLRRSSLLRQLDLGVLALNNDWQDLAVQASIVAKQWDQLEMRFPLSFAKEFEYFANKRQVEASLLYAVARQESAMYPLAQSSVGARGLMQLMPATAKETARKIGFRYRSRSQLFEPEDNIRLGSAYFDGLLNRYQGNRILAAAAYNAGPHRVNRWLKERGDVPADVWVESIPFKETRHYVQSVLAYQVVYQYRRKQQLTPFLTPNELGYQYGKSKG is encoded by the coding sequence ATGCTCAAGCGGTTTTGGCGAGTACTGGTTTGTTTGGTGTGTGGCAGCTTGGGCATGGCTCATGCTGCAGAGTTAAGCCCCCAACAGCAGTCTTATAAAGATATAAGAAAACTGCAACGTGCCGATAAATGGGCGCAGGCAGAAAAGTCTATCGAAAAGCTTGGCGCTTACCCCTTGGTGGACCACTTGCAGTACTACCAGTTGCGTGGTCAGTTGCGTAACGCTTCGCGTCAGCAAGTAGAACAGTTTATTTTAGACAATCCTCAGTCTTACTTAAGCAATGCTCTGCAGCGCCGCTTTTTGTTGGAATTAGCGAGGCGTAAACAGTGGCAAAGTTACCTGGAGTTTTATCCAAAGCTACCCAATAGTATTGATTTGCAGTGCCACCATTATTTCGCTCAACTTAAAGTGGGCGATGCTAGTCAAGCTTGGCAAGGTGCCGAGAAACTATGGGTACATGGGCGTTCTCGCCCCAAAGCCTGTGACCCCTTATTTGACAGCTGGCAGAAAGCTGGAAATATTAGCGACCAACTACGTTGGCAACGAATGCTGTTGAGTTTTCAAGCCAGTAAGCCTGGTTTAATGAAATATGTTGCTAAGTCCTTATCTGATTCTAAAAAAGCTGATGCCAAGTTATTAGCGGATGCTTATGTTAAGCCTATGGCGGTGTTAAGTTCCGGTAAGTTAAAATTAAACCAATCTAGCCGCCATCAAGAAGTCGCTTTACTAGCAATTAAGCGTCTAGCTCGCTCAGACTTAGAGTCAGCCGTTGAGCATATTGAGCGTTGGTCGAAAGTACTGGCCAAATCAGACGCCTTATACCTTAATGTTGAGCGCTATCTGATCCGCAAAGTGATTAGTGACAAAAGCCCAGAGCTATTGAAATGGTCAGATCGGCAGTTACGCCTTAATCCTGATACAGCGACAATTGAGCGTCGAATTCGCCTAGCTATAGCAGAGCAGCAATGGGACCAAATTGGCTTGTGGATTGCCCGCCTTCCTGAAGCAAAGCAAAAACAAGAACGCTGGACCTACTGGCAAGCTCGTTCATTAGTGGCTTTAGGGCAGAAAGAACGCGCGCAACCTACCTTAGAGATGCTGGCTAAAGAAAGAAGCTATCATGGCTTTCTATCTGCGCAGTTTTTACAGCAACCTTATCAACTGGGAGAGCAGCGTCATATCACTAGCGACGATACTCTGAAGCAGCTTAACCAACATCCCGTGGTGCTTAAAGTCACTGAACTACTTGCCTTAGGCGAGTATTACTCTGCCCGAACCGAGTGGGATACCTTGTTGCGCCGCTCAAGTTTATTGCGGCAATTGGATTTAGGCGTATTAGCACTTAATAACGATTGGCAAGACCTAGCGGTTCAAGCCTCTATTGTTGCAAAGCAGTGGGATCAGTTGGAAATGCGTTTTCCGCTAAGCTTTGCTAAAGAGTTTGAGTACTTTGCTAATAAACGACAGGTTGAGGCAAGCCTGCTTTATGCGGTAGCTCGTCAAGAGAGTGCCATGTACCCATTGGCTCAAAGCTCGGTAGGGGCGCGCGGTTTAATGCAGCTAATGCCAGCCACAGCCAAAGAAACCGCACGAAAAATCGGTTTCCGTTATCGCTCGCGAAGCCAATTGTTCGAACCCGAAGATAATATACGCTTAGGCAGTGCTTACTTTGATGGTTTACTTAATCGCTATCAAGGTAATCGAATTCTTGCCGCTGCAGCCTACAACGCTGGGCCACACCGGGTAAACCGCTGGTTGAAGGAGCGTGGCGATGTGCCAGCCGACGTATGGGTTGAATCTATTCCATTCAAAGAAACCCGCCACTACGTACAAAGTGTGCTGGCTTATCAGGTGGTATACCAATATCGGCGCAAGCAGCAACTTACGCCGTTTCTTACGCCAAATGAACTGGGCTACCAATACGGAAAATCTAAGGGCTAA
- a CDS encoding ABC transporter ATP-binding protein produces the protein MNKLLEVKQLSVCFGLPEPVVKQVSFDVYAGEILALVGESGSGKSVTALSVLSLLGDKADVKGEILLQQKSVLNQPKKLLQALRGDQIAMIFQEPLTSLNPLHSVEKQISEVLCVHRGMHKQQARERVLELLNLVGILEPEKRLNSFPHELSGGQRQRVMIAMALATEPKLLIADEPTTALDVTIQLQILELLKELQQKLGMAILLITHDLNVVRNYADRVAVMKAGELVELNACQQLFAAPQHAYTKVLLDSEPVREQLPAAKQELLLEASKLKVWFPIKRGFLQRTVDHIKAVNSIDFHLKRGETLGIVGESGSGKSTLAQAVLRLIDSEGEIAFKREFIHDYGVKQMRPLRRFMQIVFQDPFSSLSPRMSVLQIIGEGLSLHFSLNEQQLKQRVSEALQDVGLEPETMHRYPHEFSGGQRQRISLARALVLKPEVLILDEPTSALDSTVQKQLLELLKKLQVKYNLSYLFISHDLAVIRALCHRVMVMQHGQLVEQGETEQIFSDAKQDYTRRLINAALI, from the coding sequence ATGAACAAGTTATTAGAAGTAAAACAGCTATCTGTTTGTTTTGGTTTGCCAGAGCCGGTAGTAAAGCAAGTTAGTTTTGATGTCTATGCTGGTGAGATCTTGGCCTTGGTGGGGGAGAGTGGTTCCGGGAAATCGGTGACTGCGCTGTCGGTATTGTCTTTACTGGGTGATAAAGCCGATGTTAAGGGCGAGATTTTGCTGCAGCAGAAGTCGGTGCTAAACCAACCTAAAAAACTGCTGCAGGCCTTACGTGGCGACCAAATCGCAATGATATTCCAAGAGCCTCTTACCTCGCTTAATCCTCTTCATAGTGTTGAAAAACAAATAAGCGAAGTATTGTGTGTACACCGAGGCATGCATAAACAACAGGCACGCGAAAGGGTGTTAGAGTTATTGAACCTGGTGGGCATTTTAGAGCCAGAAAAACGTTTAAACAGCTTTCCTCATGAGCTTTCTGGTGGGCAAAGGCAACGGGTGATGATTGCTATGGCCTTAGCCACTGAGCCAAAACTACTAATTGCCGACGAGCCGACCACAGCCTTGGATGTCACAATTCAATTGCAGATTTTGGAGCTTTTGAAAGAGTTACAACAAAAGCTAGGCATGGCAATTTTGCTTATTACTCACGATTTAAATGTTGTGCGTAACTATGCCGACCGAGTCGCGGTAATGAAGGCCGGTGAGTTGGTAGAGTTAAACGCTTGCCAGCAACTATTTGCCGCTCCGCAACATGCTTATACAAAGGTATTGTTAGATTCTGAGCCCGTGCGTGAGCAACTTCCAGCAGCTAAACAAGAGCTGTTACTTGAAGCTAGTAAGCTAAAAGTATGGTTTCCGATTAAGCGTGGCTTTTTGCAGCGTACGGTTGATCATATAAAAGCAGTTAACAGCATCGACTTTCATCTAAAACGTGGTGAAACACTGGGGATTGTAGGTGAAAGTGGCTCAGGTAAGAGTACCTTGGCCCAAGCGGTACTAAGGCTAATTGATAGCGAAGGTGAAATTGCTTTTAAGCGTGAGTTTATTCATGACTATGGTGTAAAACAGATGCGGCCGTTGCGTCGTTTTATGCAAATTGTATTTCAAGATCCCTTCTCCAGTTTAAGCCCTCGTATGTCGGTGCTACAGATTATTGGCGAAGGCTTAAGTTTGCACTTTTCGCTTAACGAGCAGCAGCTTAAGCAACGCGTTTCTGAAGCTTTGCAAGATGTTGGCCTAGAGCCCGAAACTATGCATCGTTATCCACACGAATTCTCAGGCGGGCAGCGTCAGCGGATCTCATTAGCGCGAGCATTGGTATTGAAGCCTGAAGTGCTCATTTTAGATGAGCCTACTTCAGCTTTAGACAGTACCGTACAAAAGCAGTTATTGGAGTTACTTAAAAAACTTCAAGTAAAATATAACCTTAGCTATCTGTTCATTAGCCACGATTTAGCGGTTATTCGCGCCTTGTGTCATCGGGTGATGGTGATGCAACACGGCCAGTTGGTTGAGCAGGGCGAAACCGAGCAAATTTTTTCTGATGCAAAGCAAGATTATACTCGCCGATTAATCAATGCTGCGTTAATCTAA
- a CDS encoding ABC transporter permease, protein MGVVAQWKRAKASPLNQRRWLQFKANRRGYWSFWLFILLFFTSLFAEFIANDKPVLIRYQQQWMMPVVSEYTELDFGGDFDLAADYSDPYIQDLITEQGGWMLWPPVRFSYGTINYNLNVPSPSPPTGVNWLGTDDQGRDVFSRLLYGFRLSVLFALVLAISSSVIGVAVGAMQGYFGGRVDLFGQRFIEIWSGMPQMFLLIILSSLVQPNFWWLLGILLLFSWMSLVDVVRAEFLRGRNLEYVKAARALGVGDRAIMARHILPNAMIATLTFMPFIFIGGLTALTGLDYLGFGLPPGSPSLGEMVAQGKNNLQAPWLGITAFFSMSIILVLLVFIGEAARDAFDPRKRV, encoded by the coding sequence ATGGGAGTTGTCGCTCAATGGAAGCGCGCTAAAGCCAGTCCACTCAATCAGCGTCGTTGGTTGCAGTTTAAAGCTAATCGTCGTGGCTACTGGAGTTTTTGGCTATTTATTCTGCTGTTTTTCACTAGCTTATTTGCTGAATTTATTGCTAATGATAAACCCGTGTTAATTCGCTACCAGCAGCAATGGATGATGCCGGTAGTGAGTGAATACACTGAGCTAGATTTTGGGGGAGACTTCGATTTAGCGGCTGATTATTCGGACCCCTACATTCAAGACCTGATTACAGAGCAAGGTGGGTGGATGCTGTGGCCACCGGTGCGTTTTTCTTACGGAACCATAAATTACAATCTTAATGTGCCATCGCCTTCTCCGCCTACTGGTGTTAACTGGTTAGGTACCGATGACCAAGGCCGAGATGTTTTCTCGCGCTTATTATATGGTTTTCGTTTGTCGGTATTGTTTGCTTTAGTTCTGGCGATTAGCAGTTCGGTGATTGGTGTAGCGGTAGGTGCTATGCAAGGCTACTTTGGCGGACGTGTGGATTTGTTTGGTCAGCGCTTCATTGAGATTTGGTCGGGCATGCCGCAAATGTTTTTGCTAATTATTTTATCCAGTTTGGTACAGCCAAACTTTTGGTGGCTACTCGGCATTTTGCTGCTATTCAGTTGGATGAGTTTGGTTGATGTAGTACGTGCCGAGTTTTTGCGAGGCCGTAATTTAGAGTATGTAAAAGCGGCTCGTGCCTTAGGGGTAGGCGACAGAGCGATAATGGCACGACATATACTGCCCAATGCGATGATTGCTACGTTAACCTTTATGCCGTTTATCTTTATTGGTGGGCTTACCGCGCTAACTGGTTTGGATTATCTCGGCTTTGGTTTACCGCCGGGCTCGCCTTCGTTAGGTGAAATGGTGGCGCAAGGAAAGAACAATCTGCAAGCGCCTTGGTTAGGGATAACTGCATTCTTTTCCATGTCGATTATCTTAGTGTTGTTGGTATTTATTGGTGAAGCAGCCCGAGATGCTTTCGACCCTAGAAAACGAGTGTAG
- a CDS encoding microcin C ABC transporter permease YejB, translating into MTSYILRRLLLMIPTLLGIMTLNFIIIQSAPGGPVEQAIAKIQGIDTSATRRVDSGVDTEIIQSNNGGNSSQYRGAQGLPPELVEELEQLYGFDKPLHERYFEMLGNYLRFDFGDSFYRDSSVVDLILEKMPVSISLGLWTTLLVYGISIPLGIRKAVQHGSRFDIWSSTAVTIGFAIPNFLFAIMLIVLFAGGSYWDWFPLRGLTSSNWDELSLLGKVGDYFWHLTLPVTAMVISSFATLTMLTKNSFLDEINKQYVLTARAKGLTENRVLYGHVFRNAMLLVISSLPATLISIFLTGSFMIEVIFSLDGLGLLGFEAVVNRDYPVVFGTLYMSTLIGLVLKLISDITYTMIDPRINFEGRQ; encoded by the coding sequence ATGACTAGCTACATTCTTCGACGTTTATTATTGATGATCCCCACTTTGCTGGGGATCATGACTCTTAATTTCATTATTATTCAATCTGCGCCGGGTGGGCCGGTTGAACAAGCCATTGCTAAGATACAGGGCATTGATACCTCTGCTACCCGCCGCGTTGATTCCGGTGTAGATACCGAAATTATTCAATCTAATAATGGCGGGAATTCTAGCCAGTATCGCGGAGCACAAGGTTTACCACCAGAGCTGGTTGAAGAGTTAGAGCAACTGTATGGTTTTGATAAACCCTTACACGAGCGCTATTTTGAGATGCTAGGCAACTACCTTCGTTTCGATTTTGGTGACAGTTTTTATCGTGACAGCTCTGTCGTTGATTTAATTCTAGAAAAGATGCCGGTGTCTATTTCCTTGGGCTTATGGACCACTTTATTAGTCTACGGGATCTCCATTCCATTAGGCATCCGCAAAGCGGTGCAACACGGCAGCCGCTTTGATATATGGAGTTCAACAGCGGTTACCATTGGTTTTGCCATTCCCAATTTCTTATTTGCGATTATGCTGATTGTGCTTTTTGCTGGTGGCAGTTATTGGGATTGGTTCCCGCTGCGTGGTTTAACGTCTAGTAACTGGGACGAACTAAGTTTGCTAGGCAAAGTGGGTGATTACTTTTGGCACCTCACGCTACCTGTAACAGCCATGGTAATTAGTAGTTTTGCTACCTTAACTATGCTGACTAAAAACTCTTTCTTGGATGAGATTAATAAACAATATGTGCTTACCGCTAGGGCTAAGGGCTTAACCGAAAATCGGGTACTTTACGGCCATGTTTTTCGTAATGCGATGTTACTGGTTATCTCGAGTTTACCTGCAACCTTAATCAGTATTTTCTTAACTGGCTCATTTATGATCGAAGTTATTTTCTCTCTCGATGGCTTGGGTTTACTGGGCTTTGAGGCGGTGGTTAATCGTGATTACCCCGTGGTGTTTGGTACCTTGTATATGTCAACGTTAATTGGTTTAGTTCTTAAACTGATAAGTGATATTACCTACACCATGATTGACCCTCGAATTAACTTTGAGGGGAGGCAGTAG